In the genome of Aequorivita sp. H23M31, the window TAGTATTGAGCCTTGTTGGTTTGATTTTTATTTTCGAAACCGCCTACGTATCACCAGTGTCCATCGCGTTCGTATTATTTATGAGTGTTTTGGAATTATTGGTCGCAGCGCTTCAAGCTTATGTGTTTACACTACTTGCAGCATTGTTTATCGGCCAGGCGGTAGAGGAGCATCATTAATTTGAGTTTAATTTTTGTTTAATTATTTTTTAAAAAAGTTTCAGTTATGACAGGAACATTAGCAGCAGTAGGAGCCGGATTGGCCGTAATAGGTGCCGGTATTGGTATTGGTAAGATTGGTGGTTCAGCAATGGACGCTATCGCAAGACAACCAGAAGCCACCGCAAAAATTCAGACCGCAATGATTATTGCAGCAGCTCTTGTAGAGGGTGTTGCACTTTTCGCAGTGGTTGTGGCATTGATTGCCTAATTTTTAGAAACCCAACATTCCGTAGCGGTTGGCTGCGGGATGTTGTTTTTAAACAAAAAATAATTCTTTAAGAAAACATCAAATGAATATAGTAGCACCAGAGAGTTTAATATTATGGACAACCATCATATTTATATTGCTATTGTTTGTCCTAAGAAAGTTTGCTTGGAAGCCAATTCTAGGAGCTGTTAGAGGCCGTGAAGCAACTATAAACGATGCCTTGGCAGCAGCCGAAAAAGCTAAGATCGAAATGCAGAATATGCATGCCGACAACGAAAAATTGCTTCAAGAAGCTCGTGCTGAAAGAGAAGCGATGATGAAGGAAGCTCGCGAAATAAAAACCAAAATGATTTCCGACGCAAAAGAGGAAGCAAAGTCAGAAGCCAACAAAATGGTAGCTCAGGCTCAAGCTGCAATCGAAAGCGAAAAGAAATCTGCTATTGCCGAGTTAAAGCAACAAGTAGCCGAACTTTCAGTTGAAATTGCTGAAAAGGTTGTTAAACGTGAACTTTCCGACAAGAGCAAGCAATTGGAGCTTGTAGATCAAATGTTGGGCGAAGCTAAACTTAATTAAGGTCGGCAACGTCAAACTAAATTTATAACCCATGAGCAACAGAGCAGCAATAAGATACGCGAAAGCGATTTTGGAGAGCGCAAACGAAAATAACACAGCCGCTGTTTTATTCGGTGATATGCAATCCGTTTATGGCACTATTGAAGGAAGTAGAGAATTGCAGACTGTTCTTCAGAGTCCCGTTATTAAGGCCGAAGACAAAAAAGAAGCCTTATTGAAAATATTCAGTGGCCAATCAGGAACTACCCATTCCCTGATAAAGGTTCTGGTTGCAAATAAACGAACTCCTCTATTAGGAAAAGTAGCCAAAACCTATATAGACCTATATAATGAGGAACAAGGCATAAAAGTGGCAAATGTTATTACCGCTGTTCCACTTTCTTCGGAATTGGAAGCAAAAGTAATGGCCAAAATAAAGGAATTAACAGGTAGCGAAAAGGTGAGCCTGAAAAGTGAGATCGATCCTGAAATCATCGGAGGGTTTATCCTTCGAGTGGGAGATATCCAATATGACGCGAGCATCGTGAACCAATTCCGAATGTTAAAAAGAGAATTTAAAAATCAATATAATTAAAAATTGACTGGTGCGGGACGTGGGATTCCATTTTCAAAACCTTCACCTAAAACCTTAATAAGATGGCAGAAGTAAAACCAGCTGAAGTATCAGCAATATTGAAACAACAGCTTTCAGGCTTTGAGGCAACTGCTTCCCTGGATGAAGTAGGAACTGTTTTGACCGTGGGTGACGGGATTGTTCGTGCATACGGACTTTCCAACGCACAATACGGTGAATTGGTGGCATTTGAAAGTGGCCTAGAAGGTATTGTATTGAACTTGGAAGAAGACAACGTCGGTATCGTTCTTTTAGGACCTTCAAAAGAAATTAAAGAAGGTTCTACCGTAAAACGTACCCAACGAATTGCTTCTCTTAAAGTTGGAGAAGGTATTGTAGGTCGTGTGGTGAATACATTGGGTGAACCAATAGATGGAAAAGGACCTATTACCGGTGAAACTTATGAGATGCCATTGGAGCGTAAAGCACCAGGGGTAATCTACCGTCAGCCAGTAACCGAACCGCTTCAAACCGGAATTAAATCTATTGATGCCATGATTCCTGTAGGTCGTGGACAGCGTGAGCTTGTTATTGGTGACCGTCAAACAGGTAAGTCAACTGTTTGTATCGATACCATCCTAAACCAAAAAGAATTTTACGATGCAGGTGAGCCTGTTTATTGTATATATGTTGCTATCGGACAAAAAGCTTCTACAGTTGCGAACATTGCAAGTGTACTGGAAGAAAAAGGTGCTTTGGCATATACCACAATCGTAGCTGCAAATGCTTCTGATCCTGCACCCATGCAGGTTTATGCTCCTTTCGCCGGTGCGGCAATTGGTGAGTATTTCCGCGATACAGGTCGTCCGGCATTAATCGTTTATGATGACCTTTCAAAACAAGCAGTAGCATATCGTGAGGTTTCGCTTTTGCTTCGTCGTCCACCGGGACGTGAGGCTTATCCTGGAGACGTTTTCTACCTTCACTCCCGTTTGTTGGAGCGTTCTGCAAAAATTATTGCCGACGACAACATCGCCAAGGAGATGAACGACCTTCCTGAAGTATTAAAAGGAATCGTAAAAGGTGGAGGTTCTCTTACCGCACTTCCTATTATTGAAACACAAGCGGGTGACGTTTCCGCCTATATCCCGACCAACGTAATTTCGATTACCGACGGACAGATATTCCTGGAATCCGATTTGTTCAACGCAGGGGTTCGTCCGGCGATTAACGTGGGTATTTCAGTATCTCGTGTGGGTGGTAACGCTCAGATTAAGTCGATGAAGAAAGTTGCCGGTACCTTGAAACTTGACCAGGCCCAGTTCCGTGAATTGGAAGCCTTTGCCAAGTTCGGTTCCGATTTGGATGCTGCAACCATGAACGTAATTTCAAAAGGTCAGCGTAACGTTGAAATCTTGAAGCAAGCACAAAACGACCCTTACACCGTAGAAGATCAGATCGCTATTATTTACGCAGGTTCTAAAAACCTATTGCGAAATGTTCCTATCGACAAAGTAAAAGAATTTGAAAGAGATTACCTGGAAATGCTTAACGTAAAGCACAGAGATACTCTTGATGCTCTTAAAGCAGGAAAGCTTACAGACGAGACAATTGATGTAATGACCAAGGTGGCGAAGGATCTTTCGGCTAAGTATAAAAAATAATTCTGAATTCAGAATTATGAATTATGAATTACCCATTATTCATAATTTTGAATTCCTAATTCATAATTAAAAAAATGGCTTACAGATTTCGCAATAACGCAATTGTTGACAAGTCATTTTATTTTGCATGTAAGATTGTGTTATTTGCCGAGGAATTAAAGGCAAATCGATATTATGAAATTGCAAATCAAGTATTAAAGTCGGGAACAAGTATTGGCGCGAATGTTAGGGAATCCCAACGAAGTGTCAGTACAAGAGATTTTAAAAACAAGTTAGGAATAGCTTTAAAAGAAGCTGAAGAGACGGAATATTGGTTAGATATTATTGATGAAACAAAAATTCATCCAATCCCAAAAGGGATGTATGAAGATTGCGATGAATTGATAAGACTATTAGTAACGATTATAAAAAAATCATAATTCATAATTCATAATTCCGAATTCATAATTCATAATTGAAAAAATGGCCAATTTAAAAGAAATACGTAACAGAATATCCTCCGTAGGTTCTACGATGCAGATTACCAGTGCTATGAAAATGGTTTCTGCTGCAAAGCTGAAGAAGGCTCAGGATGCCATTACGGCAATGCGTCCTTATTCTGAAAAACTTACTGAGTTGCTTCAAAATTTGAGTGCAACCCTAGAGGCGGATGCTGGTGGAAAATATTCAGTGCAGCGGGAAGTAAATAATGTACTGGTGGTTGCTATTACGAGTAACCGTGGTTTGGCGGGAGCTTTTAATACCAATGTTATTAAGGAAGCCCGACACTTGGTTCTTGATACGTACAATGGAAAAAAGGTCGATTTTATGACCTTAGGAAAGAAAGGGAATGACATTCTTAAAAAGAGTAATCCCATTTTTGAAAATAACAACGATATTTTCGATAACCTAACTTTTGAAACTATCTCTGATATTGCTGAAAAGCTAATGGCGTTGTATTCGGAAGGGAAGTATGATAAGATCGTTTTAGTTTATAACAGTTTTAGAAATGCCGCAACCCAAATAGTTCAAGCGGAGCAGTTCTTGCCTATTCTTCCAGCTCAAAATGTTGAAGAAGGATCAAAATCAAGCGAGACTTTCTATATTTTCGAGCCTTCCAAAGAAGAGATTGTTGAAGCCTTGATTCCGAAGAGTTTAAAAACTCAATTGTTTAAAGCTGTTCGCGATAGTGTAGCTAGTGAACACGGTGCCCGAATGACTGCAATGCACAAAGCAACCGATAACGCCACTGAACTTAGAGATGCCTTAAAACTGCAATACAACAAAGCACGTCAGGCAGCAATTACCAACGAAATCCTCGAGATTGTTGGTGGTGCTGAAGCATTGGCTGGATAGCTTCGATACAACCGCCGAAGGCGGCCACTCAGCTACCTTTGTTTGTTAACAAAATTAATAAACCCTTCCAGAGTTTTTAACTATGGAAGGGTTTTATTTTTAGAGAGATAGGTTCTGAAAAAGTTCTTTTCCGAAATTAAGATTATTGAATCCATTAGCGTATAATAATGGATAATAATAATCCGAAAACCTCACTTTTCAATAAAAGACGAATTCAACTGCTTTTTAAAATTCTCATACATTTGAGGTGCAATAAGATTCTTTTGAAGAAGAAGATCAATATAATAAGTGGTTTTAGAACCGAATTCAGCGATAGCCATTTTTTGACCGAGGGAAAAGGTATTGCTCCTATTTTCGGGGAATGATCGGAACATCTCAAGGTTCGTTTTCATCGCATCCTCAAAATTATCGTCCTCAAACTGAATATTCATCAGGTTATAATACACTTCATAATTCCCCTTATCCATCTCCAGGGATTTCTTGAGATTCTCAATAGCCTTCTTTCGGTCTCCCATTCCGCGGTAGGATAATCCCAGATTAAAATAGGTCTTAGCCTCAGGGTTTTCGTCTTGACTCGCTTTTAGAAAATGTTCGTGGGAACTTTCAATATCTCCCTTTAGATTGTAAAGCACCCCAAGATTATTATGGGCAGGAGTGTGTTTTGGATAGATAGAAAGTGCTTTATTATAGAAATAGATACTTCTTTTCATCAGGGAATCCTTCTGTCTTTCTTCGAGCTTCTCTGTGGTTACTCTTTTAAATAAATCATTTGCCAAGAGCATATTCAACTTTACGGAATTCGGTGCTATTTCAAGATCTCGCTCCAATAGTGTAACCAAGTCGTGCCAATCCTGATTTCTACTAAATACTTTTACCGAACTTGCAATGATAAGAAGACCTGCGATTCCAAGGAACACAGGTTTCAGTTTTGGAAATCCATTTTCTTCTTTTGAACCGATATCAATTCTACTTAACTTCAATAGAAACCACCCAATTACAATGCAAAAACCCAAGGATGGAATATAGGCGAATCTTTCAGCAATAATTCCCACGGCAGGTTTTACCAAATTGGCATACATTGAAATGGTAACAAAAAAGAAAACAAGTCCATAAGCCAAAACCGATTTGGTTCTGAACTTCCATATCGTAAATACGAATAATGGAATTAGTACGATGACCCCTAGCCACACATATAGATTTTCCCACCCTACGATAGTTACATAGTCGTAGCCGTAATAACTTATTAAAGGATGTGGTACAAAAAGCAGTTTTATATAATAGAAAACAGAATAAAATGCCATTGGAATCTTTTCAAAAAAAGTAGCTCCATTGACGAACAAAGGATTTTCAATAAAAAGAAGATTCCTGCTCCCCGAAGTCTCGATAAGTTGGGTATTGATAAGCCTAAAAATAATAAGTGGCAGAAACAAGGCTCCTATCAGTTTAAGCATAACCTTTTTGGTGGCATTTTCAAAAAAGTAAACGGTCAACGGAATAACGGCCAAAAACGTTAGCGCCGATAATTTTGATAGAAACGAGAGCACCATAAAGCCTAAAACACCCACCAGCCATAATAGGCGTAAATTTCTGACATACTTAATAGCGCTACCTAATGCGAGCAAAGCAAATAGAAAAGCCAGAATTTCATCCCTGGATTTCACGTTATCAACAACTTCTGTATGAATGGGATGTACAATAAAAAGTACCGTAATAAAAAGTGGAAGAAGCCAATGATAATTCTTAAAAAGTGAACGCAGAATTTTAAATATGAGCAAACACGTAAGAATATATAGGAAAAGATTGATAAAATGGCTTACAGTCGCATTGGCCCCAAAAAGCGAATATTCAATAGCAAATGTAGAAAGAGTAATAGGTCTATACCCATAATTCTGTGTACTAGATTCAATATATCGTGATTTGAACAACGCAGGAATTCCGGAAATTCCTTGGGAAACTTTTTTATTATTAACTATAACATATTCGTCATCAAAACCGTAATCATTCGAAAGAGAATTCCCATATATAAGCACGCATAACCCTACAATTATGAATAAACTTATCTTAAAATATTTTTTCGGCATTTGTAGGTTGCAGTTGATCGAGGTAAATATACACAGAAATTAAAAATACCACCTACCCGGCCTATTTTTACCCAATGAAAAACATTCGCTAAATAGGTTTGGTTTCTTATATTTGGGATTACCTTAACAAATAGGTTTAATTGCTAAATCTTGGTATATATAAACGCCATATCCTATTACCTTCCTGAAAATTCTCTAGATAATGAAACAATCATTAAAGAGTTTTTTCAATATGGCGGCACGAGTGAAACTGAGATCACTCCAAATTCCATTTCAGACAAATGTGGCATAAAAAATAGATTTATCGCAGATTTGGAGGACACCAATAAGGATCTTGGAAACCGAGCCGCGGTTAAGTTGTTTGAAGAATGGAACGTCGACAAATCAACCATAGATTATTTAATATTCGTGAGGGATGCTTCCGATTATAAAGGTCCAAATACCTCCTGCATTATGCAACACAATTTGGGCCTTGAACAATCTGTTGCTGCCATAGATGTTCAGCACGGATGCACGGGTTGGATTTATGGACTTAGCGTTGCAAAAGCAGTAATAATCGCCGGGATGGCGAAAAAAGTATTGATGGTCACGGCCGATGTACCCACACGAATTATCCATCCGGAGGATATAGACATCCGCGCAATATTTTCCGATGGCGCGGCAGCAACCTTAATAAGTGACGAACTCCTTGAAAATGGAATAAACACCACTATCGAGGATTTCACCTTTGGAACAGATGGAGAAGGCGAAAAAGTTTTATATACGGAAAGATCATCCGTAAAACATCCTGCAGATATAGCTTATTTAAAGCAATACGAACACTTGCCATCAAGACTGGAGGGCGGTCGAGTGCGAATGGACAGCGCTAAAATTTTCCTTTTCGCGTTCAGGCTCGTACCAAAATTGATAAAGCAAGTTTTAGAGAAACATGAACTCAAGATGGAGGAAGTAGATTTCTTTATATTCCACCAAGCCAATGGTGCAATGTTGGAATTTCTTCGAAAAAGGTTAAAAATACCCGAAGAAAAATTTATCAATACTGTAGAAAACATTGGCAATACAATAGGTTCTACGCTACCAATTGCAATGCGGCAAATAGTAGATGAAGATAAAATAAAACCTGGAAATAAGATTATGGTTCTTGGCTTCGGAATTGGATTTTCCTGGGGCGGGACCATTTTAACCAAACAACCCAACTAATGACAAATATTGAAGGATTTATAAGCACTCTGGAAACCGAATTTGACGAATTGGATCCAGGCACGCTAAGACCAGAAACAAAATTCACCGATCTGGATGAATGGAGTTCTATGCACTCCTTGATCATCATCGCTCTAATCGATACCGAATATGGAGTAACCATAACCGGTGAAGACTTAATGAGCATAAGCAATGTGGAAGGACTTTATAACATTGTAAAATCAAGACAAACCCATTAAATGGCCTTTTTTTCAATTCAAGATATAGCCGTAAAAGGAATAGCTACGGCAGTACCGTCCAATATTGTTTCCAATTGGGATTACGATCTATTGACTGAAAGTGAAAAAAAGTTATTGGTCAAAACCACAGGTGTCGAACAACGCAGAATGGCGTTGCCAGGAATGACAACTTCCGATTTATGTTTTGAAGCAGGCGAAAAATTATTGAAAGACTTGGACTGGAAAAAAGAGGAAATTGATATTCTCATTTTCGTTTCCCAGTCCGCAGATTATTATTTGCCGGCCACTTCAATAATTTTACAGGACAGACTCGGCTTACCCAAGTCCTGTATGGCATTTGACATCGGTTTGGGCTGTTCTGGCTATGTTTACGGACTTTCTGTTATCGCAGGAATGCTGAAGGCTACAGGGCTCAAAAAAGGTTTGTTGATGGTGGGCGATATCTCAACAGTTACCTGTTCGAAAAAAGATAAAAGCACCTATCCGCTGTTTGGCGATGCGGGTACAGTTACGGCCTTGGAATTTGAAGAAAATGCCCAACCCATCCAATTTGATCTCAGTAGTGACGGTTCAGGAAAAGATGCTATAATCATTCCTCATGGCGGGATCCGGAATTTGGCCTCACCAGAGTCATTTGTAAAAGAACAAATAGCTCCAGGCATTGTACGATCTAAAATGGAATTGGCATTAAACGGATTGGATGTATTCAATTTTTCCATCAAAGAAGTACCAAGTTCATTAAAGGAATTTCTAGAAAGGACCGAAACTACTCCTCACTCATACGATTATTTTGTGATGCACCAGGCCAATAAACTGATGAACGAAACCATTCGAAAGAAAATGGGATTTCCACCTGAAAAAGTGCCTTATTCCATTTCAAAATATGGAAACACAAGCTCTGCTTCAATTCCCTTGACCATTGTAAGTGAATTATCCAGAAAGCTGGAAAATTCAGAAAAAAAACTTCTACTCGCTGGTTTTGGTGTAGGATTGTCCTGGGGCGCAGTATCTTTAAATTTGAAAAATGTGGTTTGCCCTGAAATATTAGAGTTATGAATCCATTTTCTCTTGAAAATAAAACGATACTGATTACCGGAGCTTCCTCAGGGATTGGCGCGAAAACAGCAGAAGTTGTGGCCAACCAAGGAGCGACCGTAATTTTAACAGCGAGGAATGAAGAACGATTGAATGAAGTTCTGAAAAAACTTCCAACAGGAAATCATCAAATTATTCTGGCAGATTTAACCGATGAAGAAGCGATCAAGAAAATTGTAACCCAGATTCCAAATATTGACGGAATCGTGCATAGCAGTGGAATTGTAACGCACTTTCCCACCAAATTTATTGGAAAAAAACAAATCAGTGAAATGTTTGCGATAAATTATGAAGTTCCCGTTATCCTGACAAGTTCTCTTTTAAAATCCAAAAAAGTAAACAAAGGTTCTTCAATTGTTTTTATGTCGTCGGTGGCATGTAATTTTCCCAATAAAGGTGGTGCCTTATATTCAGGAGCTAAAGCGGCAATCAACAGTTTCAGCAAAACTCTAGCTTTGGAACACGCACCCCAGAAAATACGAAGTAATGTGATTCTCGCTGCCATGGTAAAAACCCCACTTTTTGATGAAGCGGAAAGAACCGTAACCAAGGAATTGATGGACAAACACGGAGCGCAATATCCATTGGGATTTGGGGAAACGGAAGACGTTGCCAACACCATTGCCTTTCTATTATCTCCCGCTTCAAAATGGATAACAGGCACGCATATAGTAATGGACGGCGGACTTACAGCAGGTATGTAATAACATGGAATATTCTATAATAATCCCGGTTTTCAACAGTGAACAATCCCTCCCGGAATTGAAGGAACGGATTATGACCGTTTTTAAGGATATTTCCGAAGAATTCGAAATTATTTTCGTCGATGATTATTCTCAAGATAATAGCTGGAATGTATTGTTTGATTTGAAGTCCGAAAGTCCAAATAAGATACGACTTTTCCGATTAGGAAAAAACTTTGGGCAACACAACGCCACCATCTGCGGCTTTCATCAAGCCAGAGGGAAATGGATAGTGACCATGGACGACGACCTGCAACAAGCTCCAGAGGATATTCCACTTCTTATTGAAAGACAGAAGGAAACCGGCGCAAACGTTGTGTACGGAATTTCAAATGAAAATCATCCACTCCTTCGAAAAGTGGGAAGCAACGTCTATAAAAAATCTACCAAACATCTTCATGGATCCTTTGGAAATGGTTCATCCTTTCGGCTTATTGATGCATCGCTGATAAACAAACTCAAAGGTCACAAACAGCAATTCAATTTCATTGATGAAATATTGCATTGGCATACCAATTTTATTGAATGTGTCCGTGTTTCCCATGCGCCCAGAAAATATGGCAAATCCACTTATTCGGCCCATAAACTTTGGATGCTTGCCAATAACAATACCTTAAATTATAGCAATTTGCCCCTTAAGTTAATGATGTATTTTGGAGGTGTTTTTTCCTTTATTTTTATAATTATCGGCATGTATTTTATTGCTAAAAAGATGGTTTTTGGGGTTTCGGTTCCCGGTTTTACTGCGCTGATCGTATCCGTAAGTTTTTCGGCAAGTTTGATGTTGTTGTGTTTTGGAATTTTGGGCTACTATCTGAAAAATATCCTTTCACGACTTAACAATCAGCCAGCGTATTTCATAAAAGAAGAATTATGATTATCAGAAAATATGGAATCACTCTTGAAAGATTAAGGGAGGAAGATATAGAATTGGTCCGTCACCACCGTAATAGCGAACTTATAAGAAAGAGGATGTTCTATCAAAAGCTCATAACCGAGGAAGAACAAAAAAGGTGGTTCCAATCTATCAATAACGATCTCAATTATTACTTTATAATCCATCACAAAGAGAAGAAAATCGGTTTGATCCACGGCACGGTGGATTCTTTTGACAAGGGAATTTCCCGTGGTGGAATTTTTATTTGGGAACCTACCGCTATGCAATCCCACCTTCCTATTGTTGCTTCTGTTTGTGCTACGGATCTTATTTTCTTCCTTATGAAAATCAAAAAAAGTATTGCTGAAGTTCGGACAGACAATATAATTGCACTGGAATACAACCAAAAATTTGGTTATAAAATTGCAGAAGATCTTTCCGATTCCGAAAAATATGTCCTGGAACTCACTCCTGAAAACTATTTGGAAACCGCCAAACCCATTCGGGATATGGTAAAAAAACTGAGCGGAGATTTTTCGGAACTCTCTTGGGACGATATTGAATTCCCAAAGAAGAAACCGGTGGGACTTTATGAGAATTTACCTGATTATTTGGCTGAGCATGTTTCGTTTGAATCATAAGCCTTCTCCATTCTATTGGAGAAGTCAGTAATAATATATTTTTCATTATTTTGAGAATGTTGTCTTTTTAGGCAACTTTGTTGTAAGCTTAATAAGATTTCAATTGAAGGAATTTGAAAGAGATATAATCCCATTTTAAAATCACTTTTGGGATTTCTACAATAATCTTGATCAAAAAGTTCAAGATAAGTTCGATTGGACAATTTCACTTATCGAGCGTACAAAGATAGTTCTGAAAAAATATTTCAAATATTTAGCCGGAACGGATGGGATTTGGGAGATTCGTGTTAGTTCAGGTGGGAATATTTTTCGGGGTATTCTGTTTCTTCGACCGAGGTAACATTATAATTCTTCTACATGGTTTTCAGAAAAATACTCAGAAAACACCAAGAATGGAAATCAAAAAAGCGGAAATGCTAAAAAAGAAATATTATGAAAACAAGTGAAAACCCAAAAAATTGGAAAGAACACATCAATAAGAAATATGGAGAGAAAGGAACAGAGAGTAGGGAAAAATTTGAGGAGGAGTTCGATTCCTTCCGAATCGGAGTACTTATCCAAGAGGCAAGGAAAAGACAAAAATTGACCCAACTACAATTGGCCAATAAAGTAGGCACAACTAAGAATTACATATCTCGTGTGGAGAATGATGCAAGTGATATCCGATTATCAACCTTAATGCGGATAATTCGCGAGGGGCTTGGAGGTAGTTTAAAGCTTTCAGTGGACATTTAATCCAATCAATACAAGATACCTAAACGAAGATTCAAGAACGAGTAAAAACCAACAATATATAATGTAGAAACACTGATTAGTAGATGATCCTTCAAATCAACATACAGTCAAAATTAACTAGAAGCTTACTTTTATTGTATGTCTTGTCATGTTTATTTACGGCATGCACTAATATTTCTGGGAAAAATGAATCAAATACTGCTTTTGACCCATCAACTCAACCAATCTCTGAGAAAATTATTGAAGCTCAAAAAGGAGTGGCTCTCAATAATCCTTTTGTTATTGCTGAACAGGATCCCGATGGTGTTTTTTGGGGATTAAGAGAAACTCTGTCCAGCAAATTAATACTAGGCTATACCTACCAAAATATCTGGGAATTCAGAGACGGTTTCGCAATCGTACAACTAAACGGCAAATTTGGACTGATTGACAAAACAGGAAAGGAAATTATTGAACCTGCTTACAGCTATCCCAAAACGGGAATGAAATGCGGGTTTATTGCATTTGAGATAGGTTATGGTCCCACACTCATTTTCGATTCTACCGGAAAATCCCTTATGCCCATGGTTTAC includes:
- the atpA gene encoding F0F1 ATP synthase subunit alpha — encoded protein: MAEVKPAEVSAILKQQLSGFEATASLDEVGTVLTVGDGIVRAYGLSNAQYGELVAFESGLEGIVLNLEEDNVGIVLLGPSKEIKEGSTVKRTQRIASLKVGEGIVGRVVNTLGEPIDGKGPITGETYEMPLERKAPGVIYRQPVTEPLQTGIKSIDAMIPVGRGQRELVIGDRQTGKSTVCIDTILNQKEFYDAGEPVYCIYVAIGQKASTVANIASVLEEKGALAYTTIVAANASDPAPMQVYAPFAGAAIGEYFRDTGRPALIVYDDLSKQAVAYREVSLLLRRPPGREAYPGDVFYLHSRLLERSAKIIADDNIAKEMNDLPEVLKGIVKGGGSLTALPIIETQAGDVSAYIPTNVISITDGQIFLESDLFNAGVRPAINVGISVSRVGGNAQIKSMKKVAGTLKLDQAQFRELEAFAKFGSDLDAATMNVISKGQRNVEILKQAQNDPYTVEDQIAIIYAGSKNLLRNVPIDKVKEFERDYLEMLNVKHRDTLDALKAGKLTDETIDVMTKVAKDLSAKYKK
- a CDS encoding F0F1 ATP synthase subunit B, whose amino-acid sequence is MNIVAPESLILWTTIIFILLLFVLRKFAWKPILGAVRGREATINDALAAAEKAKIEMQNMHADNEKLLQEARAEREAMMKEAREIKTKMISDAKEEAKSEANKMVAQAQAAIESEKKSAIAELKQQVAELSVEIAEKVVKRELSDKSKQLELVDQMLGEAKLN
- a CDS encoding acyl carrier protein, with product MTNIEGFISTLETEFDELDPGTLRPETKFTDLDEWSSMHSLIIIALIDTEYGVTITGEDLMSISNVEGLYNIVKSRQTH
- a CDS encoding tetratricopeptide repeat protein translates to MPKKYFKISLFIIVGLCVLIYGNSLSNDYGFDDEYVIVNNKKVSQGISGIPALFKSRYIESSTQNYGYRPITLSTFAIEYSLFGANATVSHFINLFLYILTCLLIFKILRSLFKNYHWLLPLFITVLFIVHPIHTEVVDNVKSRDEILAFLFALLALGSAIKYVRNLRLLWLVGVLGFMVLSFLSKLSALTFLAVIPLTVYFFENATKKVMLKLIGALFLPLIIFRLINTQLIETSGSRNLLFIENPLFVNGATFFEKIPMAFYSVFYYIKLLFVPHPLISYYGYDYVTIVGWENLYVWLGVIVLIPLFVFTIWKFRTKSVLAYGLVFFFVTISMYANLVKPAVGIIAERFAYIPSLGFCIVIGWFLLKLSRIDIGSKEENGFPKLKPVFLGIAGLLIIASSVKVFSRNQDWHDLVTLLERDLEIAPNSVKLNMLLANDLFKRVTTEKLEERQKDSLMKRSIYFYNKALSIYPKHTPAHNNLGVLYNLKGDIESSHEHFLKASQDENPEAKTYFNLGLSYRGMGDRKKAIENLKKSLEMDKGNYEVYYNLMNIQFEDDNFEDAMKTNLEMFRSFPENRSNTFSLGQKMAIAEFGSKTTYYIDLLLQKNLIAPQMYENFKKQLNSSFIEK
- a CDS encoding four helix bundle protein; the protein is MAYRFRNNAIVDKSFYFACKIVLFAEELKANRYYEIANQVLKSGTSIGANVRESQRSVSTRDFKNKLGIALKEAEETEYWLDIIDETKIHPIPKGMYEDCDELIRLLVTIIKKS
- the atpG gene encoding ATP synthase F1 subunit gamma, producing MANLKEIRNRISSVGSTMQITSAMKMVSAAKLKKAQDAITAMRPYSEKLTELLQNLSATLEADAGGKYSVQREVNNVLVVAITSNRGLAGAFNTNVIKEARHLVLDTYNGKKVDFMTLGKKGNDILKKSNPIFENNNDIFDNLTFETISDIAEKLMALYSEGKYDKIVLVYNSFRNAATQIVQAEQFLPILPAQNVEEGSKSSETFYIFEPSKEEIVEALIPKSLKTQLFKAVRDSVASEHGARMTAMHKATDNATELRDALKLQYNKARQAAITNEILEIVGGAEALAG
- a CDS encoding 3-oxoacyl-ACP synthase III family protein, yielding MAFFSIQDIAVKGIATAVPSNIVSNWDYDLLTESEKKLLVKTTGVEQRRMALPGMTTSDLCFEAGEKLLKDLDWKKEEIDILIFVSQSADYYLPATSIILQDRLGLPKSCMAFDIGLGCSGYVYGLSVIAGMLKATGLKKGLLMVGDISTVTCSKKDKSTYPLFGDAGTVTALEFEENAQPIQFDLSSDGSGKDAIIIPHGGIRNLASPESFVKEQIAPGIVRSKMELALNGLDVFNFSIKEVPSSLKEFLERTETTPHSYDYFVMHQANKLMNETIRKKMGFPPEKVPYSISKYGNTSSASIPLTIVSELSRKLENSEKKLLLAGFGVGLSWGAVSLNLKNVVCPEILEL
- the atpH gene encoding ATP synthase F1 subunit delta, with translation MSNRAAIRYAKAILESANENNTAAVLFGDMQSVYGTIEGSRELQTVLQSPVIKAEDKKEALLKIFSGQSGTTHSLIKVLVANKRTPLLGKVAKTYIDLYNEEQGIKVANVITAVPLSSELEAKVMAKIKELTGSEKVSLKSEIDPEIIGGFILRVGDIQYDASIVNQFRMLKREFKNQYN
- the atpE gene encoding ATP synthase F0 subunit C; translated protein: MTGTLAAVGAGLAVIGAGIGIGKIGGSAMDAIARQPEATAKIQTAMIIAAALVEGVALFAVVVALIA
- a CDS encoding 3-oxoacyl-ACP synthase III family protein; translation: MVYINAISYYLPENSLDNETIIKEFFQYGGTSETEITPNSISDKCGIKNRFIADLEDTNKDLGNRAAVKLFEEWNVDKSTIDYLIFVRDASDYKGPNTSCIMQHNLGLEQSVAAIDVQHGCTGWIYGLSVAKAVIIAGMAKKVLMVTADVPTRIIHPEDIDIRAIFSDGAAATLISDELLENGINTTIEDFTFGTDGEGEKVLYTERSSVKHPADIAYLKQYEHLPSRLEGGRVRMDSAKIFLFAFRLVPKLIKQVLEKHELKMEEVDFFIFHQANGAMLEFLRKRLKIPEEKFINTVENIGNTIGSTLPIAMRQIVDEDKIKPGNKIMVLGFGIGFSWGGTILTKQPN